A window of the Myxocyprinus asiaticus isolate MX2 ecotype Aquarium Trade chromosome 11, UBuf_Myxa_2, whole genome shotgun sequence genome harbors these coding sequences:
- the LOC127447855 gene encoding leucine-rich repeat flightless-interacting protein 1-like isoform X2 yields MMGGNADDPGFHMLTVTDIMVYFDNCKKAEARLAAKRTARAEAREIRMKELERQQKEIYQVQKKYYGLDKLDNKWGAIEQWMEDSERYTRLSRRHASVSDDEERISVGSRSNIQVDDRLERDYLEKGSSRTSTISGATLTSLGEMSSRRGSGDTSITVDTEPSIREIKEIHELKDQIQDVEVKHMQNLKELKDVLLEVEEKYRKAMVSNAQLDNEKTNLIYEVDTLKDSLIELEEMLFETRCDLEDKSKNLEREKHAHSILQFQFNELKETLKQSEELLTEIRQLRLKQDGFVREISDLQETIEWKNKKIGALERQKEFSDAIRNERDELRDEIVQLKDILKKHGIVLGPDLATNGETGEQAEEADQNSQTSSAEIREGSSILGTHQLELCKDQHQKDLDEEVQLSSHVPFSSTKTSLKANENGELRDKLNQGVEQFENRPEIPPNSVGEEAGPIDEIKAMESVPEDLGGKIVELECDVHSNAHTETDQQDGMISADLIQVIKEEIPIVSVSCPRPDKDQPGEAELENKSKEEPVESFKTEKLPQTQCASVSNKKKKKKKKGKQKPKQSDKKESDTKMDDKNEKVLSENNPNQKMESDQEGNHEEPLGNDVSANAKDPADPQDDKLTEKIECVEIPSTNVNADDARDQFQTVTDEADSGKCSKSILNFDCPESKTCTGVLLDEVSQISITNPTTIIDEETEDSTVAGQEIVIISSEIDSSEKEASLSHKLYFKPMDDVGRCVEPPESICNSDVFENSLLIEVKEVKSDLDSDTVEQEAMHQNIDPDGTTFHDGLDNSAQIHSSSSLLKKSEKEAETETQEQATEPIDQVLEIHLQDSVQVIQKDTKSQQNELVKENLIISSDEVFIGDNAKYTAVTETLVQHIGEEGEVEERSLQVQVKPEAHLSGEDEANKESVESEVSDQETKLEKGEDDEKEKSVQDQVIPEAQLSGEDEAIQESTESGTSDQTPNLEICLKDEKDKLFQDQVTPEAPQSGENGANQESVELEAFEELNLEKDEEDEKERLFQDQIGLDVQLPGEDDDILGESDAVAQELKEEDEEDEGESFDFDDIDLEASSDALSKNSLDQPNMHLALLKENVQGPSQEFQSDVIDEDRTQKDVGTLDLADQEPKPKEQMDDGLAIENPQTTTEVEGYLTEPSHVDKEEVQPNHQQHDTPENKQYTVEKHRQAAEDIRHNEGVNLISEMERRDVGQEIIHHKPKISGEQEVEKEITGSNKEDDRKESKKNSKKGKGKGKEECKMS; encoded by the exons ATGATGGGGGGAAATGCAGATGACCCAGGCTTCCATATGCTCACCGTGACAGATATCATGGTCTACTTTGATAACTGCAAGAAG GCTGAAGCCCGTTTGGCAGCTAAGAGGACGGCCCGTGCAGAGGCGCGTGAGATCAGAATGAAAGAACTGGAGAGGCAACAAAAAGAG ATTTATCAGGTGCAGAAG AAATACTATGGACTGGATAAGCTCGACAACAAATGGGGGGCCATTGAGCAGTGGATG GAGGACAGTGAGCGGTATACACGCCTCTCACGGAGACATGCTTCG GTGTCAGATGATGAAGAAAGGATATCAGTGGGGAGCAGGAGCAACATACAG GTTGATGACCGGTTAGAGCGAGACTACTTGGAAAAG ggCTCTTCACGAACATCGACTATATCTGGTGCCACTCTTACATCTTTGGGTGAAATGTCTTCACGGAGAGGAAGTGGAGATACATCCATCACTGTTGACACAGAACCCTCCATAAGGGAAATCAAG GAGATTCACGAGCTTAAGGATCAGATTCAAGACGTGGAGGTGAAGCACATGCAGAACCTCAAAGAGCTCAAG GATGTCCTGTTGGAAGTAGAGGAAAAGTACCGGAAGGCCATGGTGTCCAACGCACAGCTTGATAATGAGAAGACCAATCTGATTTATGAAGTGGACACTTTGAAAGACTCTTTGATAGAACTGGAggagatgctctttgaaacacgGTGTGATCTTGAGGACAAGAGTAAG AACCTAGAACGAGAGAAGCATGCCCACAGTATACTGCAGTTTCAGTTCAATGAATTGAAAGAGACATTGAAACAAAGTGAAGAACTGCTAACT GAAATCCGTCAGTTACGACTCAAGCAGGATGGCTTTGTTAGGGAGATTTCTGACCTCCAGGAAACAATTgaatggaagaataaaaaaattgGG GCATTAGAGAGGCAGAAGGAATTTTCTGATGCCATTCGAAATGAGAGGGATGAGCTCAGAGATGAGATTGTTCAGctcaaagatattttgaag AAACATGGTATTGTCCTTGGACCTGACCTGGCCACCAATGGAGAAACAGGAGAACAAGCAGAAGAGGCTGATCAGAATTCTCAAACATCTTCTGCTGAAATCCGAGAGGGGAGTAGCATACTTG GCACTCATCAGTTGGAGCTGTGTAAAGACCAGCACCAAAAAGATTTGGATGAGGAGGTGCAACTGTCTTCACATGTCCCATTCAGTTCTACAAAGACATCTTTAAAGGCAAATGAGAATGGAGAACTTAGGGACAAATTGAATCAGGGTGTAGAGCAGTTTGAGAATAGACCTGAAATACCTCCAAATTCTGTTGGTGAAGAAGCAGGACCCATTGATGAGATCAAAGCCATGGAGTCTGTACCAGAAGATTTAGGGGGTAAAATAGTGGAATTAGAGTGTGATGTTCACAGTAATGCACATACGGAGACAGATCAACAAGACGGCATGATATCTGCTGATCTTATTCAGGTAATCAAAGAGGAAATTCCTATAGTGTCTGTTTCTTGTCCAAGACCTGATAAAGATCAACCTGGTGAGGCAGAgcttgaaaataaaagcaaagaaGAACCTGTGGAATCATTTAAAACAGAGAAACTTCCACAAACTCAATGTGCAAGTGTttcaaataaaaagaagaaaaagaaaaagaaaggaaagcaGAAACCGAAACAAAGCGACAAAAAAGAAAGTGACACAAAGATGGATGACAAGAATGAAAAAGTCTTGAGTGAAAATAATCCAAACCAAAAGATGGAAAGTGATCAAGAGGGTAACCACGAGGAACCCTTAGGGAATGATGTATCAGCAAATGCAAAAGACCCAGCTGATCCACAAGATGATAAATTAACAGAAAAAATAGAGTGTGTTGAAATACCAAGCACAAATGTAAATGCTGATGATGCAAGAGACCAATTTCAGACAGTTACAGATGAGGCTGATTCAGGAAAATGTTCTAAATCCATCTTAAATTTTGATTGCCCTGAATCTAAAACTTGCACTGGTGTTCTTTTAGATGAGGTGTCTCAAATCAGTATAACTAACCCCACAACCATTATTGATGAAGAAACGGAGGACTCAACAGTTGCTGGCCAAGAGATTGTAATCATCTCCAGTGAGATTGATTCTTCAGAAAAAGAGGCTTCACTGTCtcataaactttattttaagcCCATGGATGATGTTGGCAGGTGTGTGGAACCCCCTGAGTCCATTTGCAACTCTGACGTCTTTGAGAATTCATTGTTGATAGAAGTGAAGGAAGTGAAGAGTGATCTGGACAGTGATACAGTAGAACAGGAGGCAATGCACCAAAATATTGATCCAGATGGGACCACTTTCCATGATGGTCTTGACAACTCTGCTCAAATTCATTCATCCTCCTCTCTGCTAAAGAAGTCTGAAAAGGAAGCTGAAACAGAAACACAGGAACAAGCAACAGAGCCCATTGATCAGGTGTTAGAAATTCATCTTCAGGACAGTGTTCAAGTCATCCAGAAAGACACTAAGTCACAGCAAAATGAACTAGTCAAAGAAAATCTAATAATATCTAGTGACGAAGTGTTCATAGGAGACAATGCTAAATACACTGCTGTAACTGAAACCCTTGTTCAACACATTGGAGAAGAAGGTGAGGTGGAGGAAAGATCACTTCAAGTTCAAGTAAAACCTGAGGCTCATCTGTCTGGAGAGGATGAAGCCAATAAGGAATCAGTAGAGTCAGAAGTCTCTGACCAAGAGACCAAGCTAGAAAAAGGTGAAGAtgatgaaaaagaaaaatcagtTCAAGATCAGGTTATACCTGAGGCTCAACTGTCTGGAGAGGATGAAGCCATTCAGGAATCAACAGAATCAGGAACCTCTGACCAAACACCCAATCTAGAAATATGTTTGAAGGATGAAAAGGACAAATTATTCCAAGATCAGGTTACACCTGAGGCTCCACAGTCTGgagagaatggggccaatcaggaATCAGTAGAATTAGAAGCCTTTGAAGAACTCAATCTAGAAAAAGATGAGGAAGATGAGAAAGAAAGATTATTCCAAGATCAAATTGGGCTTGATGTGCAACTTCCTGGAGAGGATGACGACATCCTGGGAGAGTCAGATGCGGTTGCTCAAGAGCTCAAGGAAGAAGATGAGGAAGACGAAGGGGAATCTTTTGATTTTGATGACATCGATCTTGAAGCATCATCAGATGCACTTTCTAAAAACAGTCTAGATCAACCAAATATGCATCTTGcacttttaaaagaaaatgtgcaaGGTCCAAGCCAGGAATTCCAAAGCGATGTCATTGATGAGGACAGGACACAAAAAGATGTTGGAACTCTGGATCTTGCAGATCAGGAACCAAAGCCAAAAGAGCAGATGGATGATGGACTTGCCATAGAAAACCCACAAACAACAACAGAGGTTGAAGGATATTTAACAGAGCCCAGCCACGTCGACAAGGAAGAAGTTCAACCTAATCATCAGCAACATGATAcgcctgaaaataaacaatatacagttGAAAAGCATCGGCAAGCAGCAGAAGATATAAGACACAATGAGGGAGTTAATCTCATCTCAGAGATGGAAAGAAGAGATGTAGGCCAAGAGATCATTCACCATAAACCAAAGATTTCAGGAGAGCAAGAAGTTGAGAAGGAAATAACAGGGAGCAACAAGGAAGATGATAGAAAGGAAtctaaaaaaaatagcaaaaaaggaaAGGGCAAGGggaaagaagaatgtaaaatgtcttaA
- the LOC127447855 gene encoding leucine-rich repeat flightless-interacting protein 1-like isoform X5, with protein MGSQGPGRKRTPSKIGLTAEEDALNIIAREAEARLAAKRTARAEAREIRMKELERQQKEIYQVQKKYYGLDKLDNKWGAIEQWMEDSERYTRLSRRHASVSDDEERISVGSRSNIQVDDRLERDYLEKGSSRTSTISGATLTSLGEMSSRRGSGDTSITVDTEPSIREIKEIHELKDQIQDVEVKHMQNLKELKDVLLEVEEKYRKAMVSNAQLDNEKTNLIYEVDTLKDSLIELEEMLFETRCDLEDKSKNLEREKHAHSILQFQFNELKETLKQSEELLTKHGIVLGPDLATNGETGEQAEEADQNSQTSSAEIREGSSILGTHQLELCKDQHQKDLDEEVQLSSHVPFSSTKTSLKANENGELRDKLNQGVEQFENRPEIPPNSVGEEAGPIDEIKAMESVPEDLGGKIVELECDVHSNAHTETDQQDGMISADLIQVIKEEIPIVSVSCPRPDKDQPGEAELENKSKEEPVESFKTEKLPQTQCASVSNKKKKKKKKGKQKPKQSDKKESDTKMDDKNEKVLSENNPNQKMESDQEGNHEEPLGNDVSANAKDPADPQDDKLTEKIECVEIPSTNVNADDARDQFQTVTDEADSGKCSKSILNFDCPESKTCTGVLLDEVSQISITNPTTIIDEETEDSTVAGQEIVIISSEIDSSEKEASLSHKLYFKPMDDVGRCVEPPESICNSDVFENSLLIEVKEVKSDLDSDTVEQEAMHQNIDPDGTTFHDGLDNSAQIHSSSSLLKKSEKEAETETQEQATEPIDQVLEIHLQDSVQVIQKDTKSQQNELVKENLIISSDEVFIGDNAKYTAVTETLVQHIGEEGEVEERSLQVQVKPEAHLSGEDEANKESVESEVSDQETKLEKGEDDEKEKSVQDQVIPEAQLSGEDEAIQESTESGTSDQTPNLEICLKDEKDKLFQDQVTPEAPQSGENGANQESVELEAFEELNLEKDEEDEKERLFQDQIGLDVQLPGEDDDILGESDAVAQELKEEDEEDEGESFDFDDIDLEASSDALSKNSLDQPNMHLALLKENVQGPSQEFQSDVIDEDRTQKDVGTLDLADQEPKPKEQMDDGLAIENPQTTTEVEGYLTEPSHVDKEEVQPNHQQHDTPENKQYTVEKHRQAAEDIRHNEGVNLISEMERRDVGQEIIHHKPKISGEQEVEKEITGSNKEDDRKESKKNSKKGKGKGKEECKMS; from the exons GCTGAAGCCCGTTTGGCAGCTAAGAGGACGGCCCGTGCAGAGGCGCGTGAGATCAGAATGAAAGAACTGGAGAGGCAACAAAAAGAG ATTTATCAGGTGCAGAAG AAATACTATGGACTGGATAAGCTCGACAACAAATGGGGGGCCATTGAGCAGTGGATG GAGGACAGTGAGCGGTATACACGCCTCTCACGGAGACATGCTTCG GTGTCAGATGATGAAGAAAGGATATCAGTGGGGAGCAGGAGCAACATACAG GTTGATGACCGGTTAGAGCGAGACTACTTGGAAAAG ggCTCTTCACGAACATCGACTATATCTGGTGCCACTCTTACATCTTTGGGTGAAATGTCTTCACGGAGAGGAAGTGGAGATACATCCATCACTGTTGACACAGAACCCTCCATAAGGGAAATCAAG GAGATTCACGAGCTTAAGGATCAGATTCAAGACGTGGAGGTGAAGCACATGCAGAACCTCAAAGAGCTCAAG GATGTCCTGTTGGAAGTAGAGGAAAAGTACCGGAAGGCCATGGTGTCCAACGCACAGCTTGATAATGAGAAGACCAATCTGATTTATGAAGTGGACACTTTGAAAGACTCTTTGATAGAACTGGAggagatgctctttgaaacacgGTGTGATCTTGAGGACAAGAGTAAG AACCTAGAACGAGAGAAGCATGCCCACAGTATACTGCAGTTTCAGTTCAATGAATTGAAAGAGACATTGAAACAAAGTGAAGAACTGCTAACT AAACATGGTATTGTCCTTGGACCTGACCTGGCCACCAATGGAGAAACAGGAGAACAAGCAGAAGAGGCTGATCAGAATTCTCAAACATCTTCTGCTGAAATCCGAGAGGGGAGTAGCATACTTG GCACTCATCAGTTGGAGCTGTGTAAAGACCAGCACCAAAAAGATTTGGATGAGGAGGTGCAACTGTCTTCACATGTCCCATTCAGTTCTACAAAGACATCTTTAAAGGCAAATGAGAATGGAGAACTTAGGGACAAATTGAATCAGGGTGTAGAGCAGTTTGAGAATAGACCTGAAATACCTCCAAATTCTGTTGGTGAAGAAGCAGGACCCATTGATGAGATCAAAGCCATGGAGTCTGTACCAGAAGATTTAGGGGGTAAAATAGTGGAATTAGAGTGTGATGTTCACAGTAATGCACATACGGAGACAGATCAACAAGACGGCATGATATCTGCTGATCTTATTCAGGTAATCAAAGAGGAAATTCCTATAGTGTCTGTTTCTTGTCCAAGACCTGATAAAGATCAACCTGGTGAGGCAGAgcttgaaaataaaagcaaagaaGAACCTGTGGAATCATTTAAAACAGAGAAACTTCCACAAACTCAATGTGCAAGTGTttcaaataaaaagaagaaaaagaaaaagaaaggaaagcaGAAACCGAAACAAAGCGACAAAAAAGAAAGTGACACAAAGATGGATGACAAGAATGAAAAAGTCTTGAGTGAAAATAATCCAAACCAAAAGATGGAAAGTGATCAAGAGGGTAACCACGAGGAACCCTTAGGGAATGATGTATCAGCAAATGCAAAAGACCCAGCTGATCCACAAGATGATAAATTAACAGAAAAAATAGAGTGTGTTGAAATACCAAGCACAAATGTAAATGCTGATGATGCAAGAGACCAATTTCAGACAGTTACAGATGAGGCTGATTCAGGAAAATGTTCTAAATCCATCTTAAATTTTGATTGCCCTGAATCTAAAACTTGCACTGGTGTTCTTTTAGATGAGGTGTCTCAAATCAGTATAACTAACCCCACAACCATTATTGATGAAGAAACGGAGGACTCAACAGTTGCTGGCCAAGAGATTGTAATCATCTCCAGTGAGATTGATTCTTCAGAAAAAGAGGCTTCACTGTCtcataaactttattttaagcCCATGGATGATGTTGGCAGGTGTGTGGAACCCCCTGAGTCCATTTGCAACTCTGACGTCTTTGAGAATTCATTGTTGATAGAAGTGAAGGAAGTGAAGAGTGATCTGGACAGTGATACAGTAGAACAGGAGGCAATGCACCAAAATATTGATCCAGATGGGACCACTTTCCATGATGGTCTTGACAACTCTGCTCAAATTCATTCATCCTCCTCTCTGCTAAAGAAGTCTGAAAAGGAAGCTGAAACAGAAACACAGGAACAAGCAACAGAGCCCATTGATCAGGTGTTAGAAATTCATCTTCAGGACAGTGTTCAAGTCATCCAGAAAGACACTAAGTCACAGCAAAATGAACTAGTCAAAGAAAATCTAATAATATCTAGTGACGAAGTGTTCATAGGAGACAATGCTAAATACACTGCTGTAACTGAAACCCTTGTTCAACACATTGGAGAAGAAGGTGAGGTGGAGGAAAGATCACTTCAAGTTCAAGTAAAACCTGAGGCTCATCTGTCTGGAGAGGATGAAGCCAATAAGGAATCAGTAGAGTCAGAAGTCTCTGACCAAGAGACCAAGCTAGAAAAAGGTGAAGAtgatgaaaaagaaaaatcagtTCAAGATCAGGTTATACCTGAGGCTCAACTGTCTGGAGAGGATGAAGCCATTCAGGAATCAACAGAATCAGGAACCTCTGACCAAACACCCAATCTAGAAATATGTTTGAAGGATGAAAAGGACAAATTATTCCAAGATCAGGTTACACCTGAGGCTCCACAGTCTGgagagaatggggccaatcaggaATCAGTAGAATTAGAAGCCTTTGAAGAACTCAATCTAGAAAAAGATGAGGAAGATGAGAAAGAAAGATTATTCCAAGATCAAATTGGGCTTGATGTGCAACTTCCTGGAGAGGATGACGACATCCTGGGAGAGTCAGATGCGGTTGCTCAAGAGCTCAAGGAAGAAGATGAGGAAGACGAAGGGGAATCTTTTGATTTTGATGACATCGATCTTGAAGCATCATCAGATGCACTTTCTAAAAACAGTCTAGATCAACCAAATATGCATCTTGcacttttaaaagaaaatgtgcaaGGTCCAAGCCAGGAATTCCAAAGCGATGTCATTGATGAGGACAGGACACAAAAAGATGTTGGAACTCTGGATCTTGCAGATCAGGAACCAAAGCCAAAAGAGCAGATGGATGATGGACTTGCCATAGAAAACCCACAAACAACAACAGAGGTTGAAGGATATTTAACAGAGCCCAGCCACGTCGACAAGGAAGAAGTTCAACCTAATCATCAGCAACATGATAcgcctgaaaataaacaatatacagttGAAAAGCATCGGCAAGCAGCAGAAGATATAAGACACAATGAGGGAGTTAATCTCATCTCAGAGATGGAAAGAAGAGATGTAGGCCAAGAGATCATTCACCATAAACCAAAGATTTCAGGAGAGCAAGAAGTTGAGAAGGAAATAACAGGGAGCAACAAGGAAGATGATAGAAAGGAAtctaaaaaaaatagcaaaaaaggaaAGGGCAAGGggaaagaagaatgtaaaatgtcttaA
- the LOC127447855 gene encoding leucine-rich repeat flightless-interacting protein 2-like isoform X9 produces the protein MGSQGPGRKRTPSKIGLTAEEDALNIIAREAEARLAAKRTARAEAREIRMKELERQQKEIYQVQKKYYGLDKLDNKWGAIEQWMEDSERYTRLSRRHASVSDDEERISVGSRSNIQVDDRLERDYLEKGSSRTSTISGATLTSLGEMSSRRGSGDTSITVDTEPSIREIKDVLLEVEEKYRKAMVSNAQLDNEKTNLIYEVDTLKDSLIELEEMLFETRCDLEDKSKNLEREKHAHSILQFQFNELKETLKQSEELLTEIRQLRLKQDGFVREISDLQETIEWKNKKIGALERQKEFSDAIRNERDELRDEIVQLKDILKKHGIVLGPDLATNGETGEQAEEADQNSQTSSAEIREGSSILEIRLRKLVDERENLIEQVKRLKGQLEQRKQRNGVEDSSSPEGEVQENGTDSNIMDIQRDANRQINDLKFKLVKSEQEITAHEQNVTRLEGQVSRYKVAAENAEKVEDELKAEKRKLQRELRSALDKIEELEDSNSHLSKRLEKIKAGRGTATP, from the exons GCTGAAGCCCGTTTGGCAGCTAAGAGGACGGCCCGTGCAGAGGCGCGTGAGATCAGAATGAAAGAACTGGAGAGGCAACAAAAAGAG ATTTATCAGGTGCAGAAG AAATACTATGGACTGGATAAGCTCGACAACAAATGGGGGGCCATTGAGCAGTGGATG GAGGACAGTGAGCGGTATACACGCCTCTCACGGAGACATGCTTCG GTGTCAGATGATGAAGAAAGGATATCAGTGGGGAGCAGGAGCAACATACAG GTTGATGACCGGTTAGAGCGAGACTACTTGGAAAAG ggCTCTTCACGAACATCGACTATATCTGGTGCCACTCTTACATCTTTGGGTGAAATGTCTTCACGGAGAGGAAGTGGAGATACATCCATCACTGTTGACACAGAACCCTCCATAAGGGAAATCAAG GATGTCCTGTTGGAAGTAGAGGAAAAGTACCGGAAGGCCATGGTGTCCAACGCACAGCTTGATAATGAGAAGACCAATCTGATTTATGAAGTGGACACTTTGAAAGACTCTTTGATAGAACTGGAggagatgctctttgaaacacgGTGTGATCTTGAGGACAAGAGTAAG AACCTAGAACGAGAGAAGCATGCCCACAGTATACTGCAGTTTCAGTTCAATGAATTGAAAGAGACATTGAAACAAAGTGAAGAACTGCTAACT GAAATCCGTCAGTTACGACTCAAGCAGGATGGCTTTGTTAGGGAGATTTCTGACCTCCAGGAAACAATTgaatggaagaataaaaaaattgGG GCATTAGAGAGGCAGAAGGAATTTTCTGATGCCATTCGAAATGAGAGGGATGAGCTCAGAGATGAGATTGTTCAGctcaaagatattttgaag AAACATGGTATTGTCCTTGGACCTGACCTGGCCACCAATGGAGAAACAGGAGAACAAGCAGAAGAGGCTGATCAGAATTCTCAAACATCTTCTGCTGAAATCCGAGAGGGGAGTAGCATACTTG AAATTCGCTTACGAAAACTGGTTGATGAGAGGGAGAACTTAATAGAGCAG GTTAAGAGATTGAAAGGTCAGCTTGAGCAGAGGAAACAGAGAAATGGCGTAGAGGATTCCTCTAGCCCAGAGGGAGAAGTACAGGAGAACGGCACTGACTCTAACATCATGGATATACAGA gggaTGCTAACAGGCAAATCAATGACCTCAAATTTAAGCTTGTCAAATCAGAGCAAGAAATCACAGCTCACGAacaaaat GTTACAAGACTTGAGGGTCAGGTGTCCCGGTACAAAGTTGCAGCAGAAAATGCAGAGAAGGTGGAGGATGAACTTAAAGCTGAAAAACGCAAACTTCAGCGAGAG CTACGGTCTGCACTGGACAAGATTGAAGAGTTGGAGGACAGTAACAGCCACCTCTCGAAAAGGTTAGAGAAGATTAAGGCTGGTCGGGGAACAGCAACTCCCTAA
- the LOC127447855 gene encoding leucine-rich repeat flightless-interacting protein 2-like isoform X8 — protein sequence MGSQGPGRKRTPSKIGLTAEEDALNIIAREAEARLAAKRTARAEAREIRMKELERQQKEIYQVQKKYYGLDKLDNKWGAIEQWMEDSERYTRLSRRHASVSDDEERISVGSRSNIQVDDRLERDYLEKGSSRTSTISGATLTSLGEMSSRRGSGDTSITVDTEPSIREIKEIHELKDQIQDVEVKHMQNLKELKDVLLEVEEKYRKAMVSNAQLDNEKTNLIYEVDTLKDSLIELEEMLFETRCDLEDKSKNLEREKHAHSILQFQFNELKETLKQSEELLTEIRQLRLKQDGFVREISDLQETIEWKNKKIGALERQKEFSDAIRNERDELRDEIVQLKDILKKHGIVLGPDLATNGETGEQAEEADQNSQTSSAEIREGSSILEIRLRKLVDERENLIEQVKRLKGQLEQRKQRNGVEDSSSPEGEVQENGTDSNIMDIQRDANRQINDLKFKLVKSEQEITAHEQNVTRLEGQVSRYKVAAENAEKVEDELKAEKRKLQRELRSALDKIEELEDSNSHLSKRLEKIKAGRGTATP from the exons GCTGAAGCCCGTTTGGCAGCTAAGAGGACGGCCCGTGCAGAGGCGCGTGAGATCAGAATGAAAGAACTGGAGAGGCAACAAAAAGAG ATTTATCAGGTGCAGAAG AAATACTATGGACTGGATAAGCTCGACAACAAATGGGGGGCCATTGAGCAGTGGATG GAGGACAGTGAGCGGTATACACGCCTCTCACGGAGACATGCTTCG GTGTCAGATGATGAAGAAAGGATATCAGTGGGGAGCAGGAGCAACATACAG GTTGATGACCGGTTAGAGCGAGACTACTTGGAAAAG ggCTCTTCACGAACATCGACTATATCTGGTGCCACTCTTACATCTTTGGGTGAAATGTCTTCACGGAGAGGAAGTGGAGATACATCCATCACTGTTGACACAGAACCCTCCATAAGGGAAATCAAG GAGATTCACGAGCTTAAGGATCAGATTCAAGACGTGGAGGTGAAGCACATGCAGAACCTCAAAGAGCTCAAG GATGTCCTGTTGGAAGTAGAGGAAAAGTACCGGAAGGCCATGGTGTCCAACGCACAGCTTGATAATGAGAAGACCAATCTGATTTATGAAGTGGACACTTTGAAAGACTCTTTGATAGAACTGGAggagatgctctttgaaacacgGTGTGATCTTGAGGACAAGAGTAAG AACCTAGAACGAGAGAAGCATGCCCACAGTATACTGCAGTTTCAGTTCAATGAATTGAAAGAGACATTGAAACAAAGTGAAGAACTGCTAACT GAAATCCGTCAGTTACGACTCAAGCAGGATGGCTTTGTTAGGGAGATTTCTGACCTCCAGGAAACAATTgaatggaagaataaaaaaattgGG GCATTAGAGAGGCAGAAGGAATTTTCTGATGCCATTCGAAATGAGAGGGATGAGCTCAGAGATGAGATTGTTCAGctcaaagatattttgaag AAACATGGTATTGTCCTTGGACCTGACCTGGCCACCAATGGAGAAACAGGAGAACAAGCAGAAGAGGCTGATCAGAATTCTCAAACATCTTCTGCTGAAATCCGAGAGGGGAGTAGCATACTTG AAATTCGCTTACGAAAACTGGTTGATGAGAGGGAGAACTTAATAGAGCAG GTTAAGAGATTGAAAGGTCAGCTTGAGCAGAGGAAACAGAGAAATGGCGTAGAGGATTCCTCTAGCCCAGAGGGAGAAGTACAGGAGAACGGCACTGACTCTAACATCATGGATATACAGA gggaTGCTAACAGGCAAATCAATGACCTCAAATTTAAGCTTGTCAAATCAGAGCAAGAAATCACAGCTCACGAacaaaat GTTACAAGACTTGAGGGTCAGGTGTCCCGGTACAAAGTTGCAGCAGAAAATGCAGAGAAGGTGGAGGATGAACTTAAAGCTGAAAAACGCAAACTTCAGCGAGAG CTACGGTCTGCACTGGACAAGATTGAAGAGTTGGAGGACAGTAACAGCCACCTCTCGAAAAGGTTAGAGAAGATTAAGGCTGGTCGGGGAACAGCAACTCCCTAA